The bacterium genome has a segment encoding these proteins:
- a CDS encoding dihydropteroate synthase — protein MILIGESINIMSKSIGPAIKDKDPRPVQDMAVAQVEGGADMLDLNLGPARKAGDEMMAWLVKTVQEVTDVPLSLDTTNPVAVEAGLRLVKQKALINSVSAQIERIEATLPLAKKYGANVICLLLSNEGIPRTADERATVAMDIFMPAAELGIPNEDLWVDPIILPASADQKQLFEAIEFMGILPGLADPPVKSTCGLSNSSNGTPEKLRTVINQALYIIMADLGMTSAIVNTLDKEFMAVVRGMDRAGNDKEKYLASLSDEKRTQMEKTFKVLRNEVIYSHSWLEL, from the coding sequence ATGATACTTATTGGAGAAAGCATCAACATTATGTCAAAAAGTATTGGCCCCGCCATCAAAGACAAGGACCCGCGGCCTGTTCAAGATATGGCTGTGGCTCAGGTAGAAGGTGGCGCTGACATGCTTGACCTGAATTTAGGACCAGCTCGAAAGGCCGGCGACGAGATGATGGCCTGGTTGGTTAAGACTGTTCAGGAGGTGACTGATGTCCCTCTGAGTCTGGATACAACCAATCCGGTAGCGGTGGAAGCCGGGCTAAGATTGGTCAAGCAAAAGGCCTTAATTAATTCTGTTTCGGCTCAAATAGAACGAATTGAGGCCACCCTTCCTCTGGCCAAAAAGTATGGGGCTAATGTTATCTGCTTGCTCCTTTCCAATGAAGGAATTCCAAGAACCGCCGATGAGCGGGCAACCGTGGCGATGGATATCTTTATGCCGGCGGCTGAACTTGGCATCCCCAATGAGGACCTCTGGGTTGATCCCATTATCCTTCCGGCCAGCGCTGATCAGAAGCAGCTTTTTGAAGCCATAGAATTTATGGGTATCCTGCCTGGTTTAGCTGACCCACCGGTTAAATCAACCTGCGGCCTGTCTAACTCCTCTAATGGAACTCCGGAAAAACTCAGGACGGTTATCAATCAGGCCTTATATATCATTATGGCTGATCTGGGCATGACCTCAGCCATTGTTAATACCCTGGACAAGGAATTTATGGCGGTCGTCCGGGGGATGGACCGGGCCGGAAATGATAAGGAGAAATATCTGGCTTCCCTTTCTGATGAAAAACGGACCCAAATGGAAAAGACCTTCAAGGTCCTCCGTAATGAAGTTATTTACAGCCATTCCTGGCTGGAGTTGTAA
- a CDS encoding sigma-70 family RNA polymerase sigma factor, which yields MLKFKEGDVACFEKLLDKYETPLLNMIYRLIGDRREAEELAQEVFLRVYKSASRYEVRAKFSTWLYRIATNLCLNELRKKGQMRIESLDTPVSTEEGEVNREIEDGRRASPPELMEQKEQQAIVREAINSLPENQRIAVILNRYEELSYEEMAHCLNLSVSAVKSLLHRAKESLKVRLMPYM from the coding sequence ATGCTTAAATTCAAAGAAGGAGATGTTGCCTGCTTTGAAAAGCTCCTGGATAAATATGAAACCCCTTTGCTGAATATGATCTATCGGTTAATCGGAGACAGGCGTGAGGCGGAGGAGTTAGCCCAGGAAGTCTTTCTAAGGGTCTATAAATCAGCTTCCAGATATGAGGTCAGGGCCAAATTTTCTACCTGGCTTTATCGCATCGCTACTAACCTGTGTTTGAATGAACTTAGGAAAAAAGGCCAGATGCGGATTGAATCTCTGGATACACCTGTTTCCACCGAAGAGGGAGAAGTAAACCGGGAAATTGAAGACGGCCGGCGGGCCTCGCCCCCCGAATTAATGGAACAGAAAGAACAACAGGCCATCGTGAGAGAGGCCATAAACTCTCTCCCTGAGAACCAGCGAATAGCCGTTATCTTGAATCGATACGAAGAGCTTTCTTATGAAGAGATGGCTCACTGTCTTAATCTATCAGTGAGTGCGGTCAAGTCTTTACTCCATCGAGCCAAGGAGTCGCTTAAGGTAAGACTTATGCCGTATATGTGA
- a CDS encoding zf-HC2 domain-containing protein, whose amino-acid sequence MRCKKARLQISAMIDNELTGQERQTLTDHLTACRDCQLERDRLAKSWDMLQSWEEEIVPSVGFRTKFWARVREEEEKRESRWIFFRLPVLSLRAASVLAAAAVIIITVGLYLPRVIAPPTIFPTTEETAIAQDMEIYQNLQILQNIDLLANLEIIEQM is encoded by the coding sequence ATGAGATGCAAGAAAGCCAGGCTGCAGATTTCTGCTATGATAGATAATGAATTAACCGGCCAGGAAAGACAGACCCTGACGGATCATCTGACTGCATGCAGGGACTGTCAGTTAGAGAGGGATCGGCTGGCCAAAAGCTGGGATATGCTCCAAAGTTGGGAGGAAGAGATAGTCCCTTCCGTTGGGTTTAGGACCAAATTCTGGGCCAGGGTAAGGGAAGAGGAAGAAAAAAGAGAAAGCCGATGGATTTTCTTTCGACTCCCTGTTCTGTCTCTACGGGCAGCCTCGGTGCTGGCGGCGGCAGCGGTGATAATTATTACGGTGGGACTCTATTTGCCCAGGGTAATAGCTCCACCCACTATCTTTCCCACTACGGAAGAAACAGCCATAGCTCAGGATATGGAAATCTACCAAAATCTGCAAATACTTCAAAATATAGACCTGTTGGCAAATCTTGAGATTATTGAACAAATGTAA
- a CDS encoding DUF3106 domain-containing protein — translation MKKFFSILMVTTFLVGIPSWGWGEETTQITSEQVSPQGLQDKIEYWKSLPAAEKKVILDRYKEWEKLSLKEKRRLKRNLDRFKKLPPDEQTRIKRNYIYFQKLSLKEQRAIRTDFEKWKQLPEKKKIELRQKYRSLKKMDPEARKQLLKKYQQWQTLTPEEKEKIRERLKLQDVQKNNQRLKTED, via the coding sequence ATGAAAAAGTTTTTCTCAATTCTTATGGTTACTACTTTCCTGGTGGGAATTCCTTCTTGGGGATGGGGCGAAGAAACCACCCAGATAACCTCTGAACAGGTCAGCCCTCAGGGCTTACAGGATAAAATCGAATACTGGAAGAGTCTTCCGGCGGCTGAGAAAAAGGTCATTCTCGATCGGTATAAGGAGTGGGAAAAACTTTCTCTTAAAGAGAAACGCCGCCTCAAACGTAATCTGGATCGATTCAAAAAGCTCCCCCCTGACGAACAGACTCGAATAAAGCGAAACTATATATACTTTCAGAAGCTTTCACTTAAAGAGCAACGGGCCATTCGAACCGACTTTGAGAAATGGAAACAACTCCCGGAGAAGAAAAAGATAGAACTTCGCCAGAAATATAGATCACTTAAAAAGATGGATCCTGAGGCAAGAAAACAGTTGCTTAAAAAGTACCAACAATGGCAAACTCTAACTCCGGAAGAAAAAGAAAAGATTAGGGAACGGCTGAAACTCCAGGACGTCCAGAAAAATAACCAAAGACTGAAGACTGAAGATTGA